The segment AATACTCCTTAGAACAGTCAACAAAATTAGTTGAATTGAACAGCTTATAATGTTGGCAAGTCCGtacaataaagaaaaaaaaaactaaaaacactTAAACGTTACATTTCAAAGCGAATTATTAAATGCAAACTCATCTCATCGGAAGATGGGAACTACAAACACTGTGGTCAGTCGATCTGTGAAGTGGCGTCTCACACAGACTTTATTAGTGCTCCTTCTTTTTCGGCTTCTTCGGATTGCGCGATCGACTCTTTGCCTTACACAGGGGACAAATCGGAGCGTTACGATGGATCTGCTGGTGGCAGGAAAGACACGACTTCATCGGCGGCGGTTGTTGTCTGGAAAGACTGAACAGTCAGATTTGTTTATTCCGAAAATGATAGCTCTAGACTGAGGGGCTGAGGTGAGGATACTAAACCAAATTATGGTTATAAAGGGTTGTGTTAAAATCATTCCGGGAAAGTTAAAATCAGGCGATAAATCAATGGGAAAACAAAAATCACCTCAGATTGACATTGAAATCAGACCTGAACGTGGGATGACCTATTCCGATGGTAGAGGGAGCCGGTTGGAGTCGATTGGTGGGAAGCTCTGGTGGTTTATTGATGCGCATAGCCACAGGCGGTGGCGGCAGGAAACCAGGTGGAGCCGTCGGTGGAAGTGCGGTAACCGGTCCGTCCGGTGGTAAAGGATGGTGTGCCGAAAGTGGAGGCCGAGCAAAAGTTGCTGCCGGATTCGTTATCGATTTGTTGCCTGTGTAGTAGTTCTGGAAACGACTGCGAATAGAGGAAAGTTTGAGATGACTAATTTCTTAGTGAAGTTGAGTGGTTTACTACTCTGGGGAGATAATCGATCCCTCTTCCTCGTGTAGTTCCGGAAGACGCTCCAGTCCAAGATATTCACGGCGCATCGTGTCGACGTCCGACTTCAGCGGTACATATTCCTCGTGAAATCGATTCGCCATATTGATCGATCGAATTCTGTTCTCTTCCGCCTGTTTGATGACAGTTTCCATCTGCATGGagaaaattttccaacacagacgTCATGAAAAACTCTTAAAACCACAACAGAACGAACGTCTTACCGCATTAATGTCTGCatgaatttgccttaattcctCTACATGACTCATCTTTTCCTGCATCAGGAGCTCAAGCTCGCGGCGATATTCGGCAAGACACTTCTCTTCCGCATCGCCGTTTTCTACTTCGCgaataattttaagttttaccTTTTCCAGCTGCAAGGTTTTTGAACTGCAATAAGAAATGTTCGAAATCACAATCCATAATGCTTACAAAGATGGAGACGTTTTCTTACCGAATGTCTTTCATAGCTTCCAGTTTAGCATAAATAGTTCTTTCGTCTACGGCTGTCATTTTTCctgaatttatttcgatttttccGGTTTCCGATGTGAATTACTTATTTCTTTTATTCTGATAACTCTCACTTTCAACGTCGGCGATGTTTTAAGCTTGTTTCATAATTAAATGACTCCAACTTCCTTGCAAAACTATCAATTTTCACACCAGGATGAAAAATCTGTTTCCTTTGATGCTGCAATGTTGATGGAAAATGGCCGATTAATCTTTCATCTCTAACTATGTCTCGAGCCTgtcccgtccgtccgtctgctGCTCTTGCGCTGCAGCCGCTTCGGTGCCCCGTTTTCCCTTGTGCCGCCCTTATCCCTGTGGGTGAGCTGTTTGAAAAACAGAATGCAAGCAGCACGGCAAGCGACATGACATGACACACTCACACAAGTGAAGGAATGTTTACAAACAAACTCCCTTTGGAATTGGCTCCGCTTCAATGTGACGCCGATGACGGCGATGAGTGCTGACTGGCTTTACGCGGATGTTGCTGGATACATCGATAAAGCAGCGTTCTAGCCGATCTAGCAGGGTTTAAAGCCGACAAcgagatgaaaatttttgattctacaatcTTTATGCGGTGAGAAATCATGTGGATCGAATTACATCGGAGATTTGAGATACAGAACTCTAAGAAAACCTCTAAAGAGAGGAATGAGTTCAGAGGCATGCGAAAAAATATTACTGCTTGACCAAATGACGAAATACCACGCCGAGTGGAagaaatttgcaaaataaaGGGGggatctttttaattttttgttttgtttaactgCAATGCTCTGTTGATCCAGAAAAATCttgtaatttaaatttcatttttgccggaaaatttgtgttttgatttttcatAATCTATACTCTAAACTCATTAAAATGGTTGAGATTTGAAGTATTCTCAATCTCGAGATTATGTATCTCGGAATTGGCAAAGAAGACCTCGGGgcgataagtgattcttatgtaaaaaaatctgcaaaatgcgatgaggttgaaatttttgagatcaaattgtcttcattgacagaaaaatgaaaatttagttttcaaattaagtttaaaaatatttggccgcAGTAgtgcttaaaaataatatttttttcgaattccttggataaTTTCccttaaaaacgtgaaaatagagtctttctaaacccaatacttccggagatataagcaaaagaatataagaggttttgaaaaaaacgggtattttccttaaaaatggaggagctcccattaatcgagggaatgttcgatcggcaccaaattttcgatttttactttctggccgaaaacgaacaatctggcaaaatttggttcaaattcgtgaaggtcgattacacggggctctgacacttcgcgtggaatgacccatacatAATTTTGATGTTCAAATGGGGTGAGGGAGTGCCGAGTGATTGAGTTTAATTGTTTAATTGTGGCCTCGTGGCCCAAATgataatttaacctaaaaactactattgataaaaaacgatttttcagcacgttacggctgacgtcaaattcgAAGCTGGAGTAAAAACGGTTAAAGTGGCGTAGGAGACCGGTAATCGTGCTGAAGCTGCTGTAGTTAGTCCGTCAATTCGGCACGTGTAGAAAGTGTCTATTGCGCAATATATGACTCGGGACGTGAATATCCAGGTTTTCCAATATGTACGGGCAATCCACTCGTGAGGACAATAAATCAGAGAcaattgttctatttttttttttttttcctgtatggactcatcactgcgaccagtaagttagatctattgtgatatcgcccgggtgtttgttgtataacccgcactgcattttattttagctatagtcgctattgagtgagcgatatgcttattgaatttctttttttttttatgcgtgcttgtgtgtaattgggtacccttcttacaatgctttactctactttatccacctcgttccacatgactcgttctatttacatcgcgacgaacatgaagggggggtctaggtcgatgagcctacagcgttgttcgtagcttggcagctggaaagggttattccacggaagtctccgaagagcaaaacgaatgaatctccgctgcactgactTGAACTCAAG is part of the Sabethes cyaneus chromosome 2, idSabCyanKW18_F2, whole genome shotgun sequence genome and harbors:
- the LOC128738066 gene encoding zinc finger C4H2 domain-containing protein isoform X5, which gives rise to MQEKMSHVEELRQIHADINAMETVIKQAEENRIRSINMANRFHEEYVPLKSDVDTMRREYLGLERLPELHEEEGSIISPEYRFQNYYTGNKSITNPAATFARPPLSAHHPLPPDGPVTALPPTAPPGFLPPPPVAMRINKPPELPTNRLQPAPSTIGIGHPTFRSDFNVNLSLSRQQPPPMKSCLSCHQQIHRNAPICPLCKAKSRSRNPKKPKKKEH
- the LOC128738066 gene encoding zinc finger C4H2 domain-containing protein isoform X2, encoding MTAVDERTIYAKLEAMKDIRSKTLQLEKVKLKIIREVENGDAEEKCLAEYRRELELLMQEKMSHVEELRQIHADINAMETVIKQAEENRIRSINMANRFHEEYVPLKSDVDTMRREYLGLERLPELHEEEGSIISPDRFQNYYTGNKSITNPAATFARPPLSAHHPLPPDGPVTALPPTAPPGFLPPPPVAMRINKPPELPTNRLQPAPSTIGIGHPTFRSDFNVNLSLSRQQPPPMKSCLSCHQQIHRNAPICPLCKAKSRSRNPKKPKKKEH
- the LOC128738066 gene encoding zinc finger C4H2 domain-containing protein isoform X3 encodes the protein MTAVDERTIYAKLEAMKDIRSKTLQLEKVKLKIIREVENGDAEEKCLAEYRRELELLMQEKMSHVEELRQIHADINAMETVIKQAEENRIRSINMANRFHEEYVPLKSDVDTMRREYLGLERLPELHEEEGSIISPEYRFQNYYTGNKSITNPAATFARPPLSAHHPLPPDGPVTALPPTAPPGFLPPPPVAMRINKPPELPTNRLQPAPSTIGIGHPTFRSDFNVNLRQQPPPMKSCLSCHQQIHRNAPICPLCKAKSRSRNPKKPKKKEH
- the LOC128738066 gene encoding zinc finger C4H2 domain-containing protein isoform X1, coding for MTAVDERTIYAKLEAMKDIRSKTLQLEKVKLKIIREVENGDAEEKCLAEYRRELELLMQEKMSHVEELRQIHADINAMETVIKQAEENRIRSINMANRFHEEYVPLKSDVDTMRREYLGLERLPELHEEEGSIISPEYRFQNYYTGNKSITNPAATFARPPLSAHHPLPPDGPVTALPPTAPPGFLPPPPVAMRINKPPELPTNRLQPAPSTIGIGHPTFRSDFNVNLSLSRQQPPPMKSCLSCHQQIHRNAPICPLCKAKSRSRNPKKPKKKEH
- the LOC128738066 gene encoding zinc finger C4H2 domain-containing protein isoform X4, whose translation is MTAVDERTIYAKLEAMKDIRSKTLQLEKVKLKIIREVENGDAEEKCLAEYRRELELLMQEKMSHVEELRQIHADINAMETVIKQAEENRIRSINMANRFHEEYVPLKSDVDTMRREYLGLERLPELHEEEGSIISPEYRFQNYYTGNKSITNPAATFARPPLSAHHPLPPDGPVTALPPTAPPGFLPPPPVAMRINKPPELPTNRLQPAPSTIGIGHPTFRQQPPPMKSCLSCHQQIHRNAPICPLCKAKSRSRNPKKPKKKEH